AGTGGCGGATGGCCCATTGGAAATCAGACAGCCACAGGGACGTGGGGCCCCAACACAGTCCTGGGTGCGGTGAGCACCATAGACCTGAAGGAGAGCTCAGGGCCCCCCTCGGCACCACCTACCAAGCGACACTGCCGCTCCCTGTCGGAGCTGGCGCACTGCCACTCCCTGTGGCGCCCCAGCTGCTCCAGGGTCTGGACGCCGGTGTCCAAGAGGTGGTGCCACAGCGGTGGGAATGCCACGCTGCAGGAAAGCCTGGGTGCCAGTCTGCCCAGGGATGCTGCACCGCTCGACCGCACCCTCCTGGTGGCTGGGCCCACCTcgcccccagcaccccagccaTCTTCAGCCAGTGGCGGCTGCATGGACAGCTGTGAGGGCAGCTCGGGCCTGCCTAGGCGACCCCGCGTCCCATCCTGGAGGCACCGCCTGTCGCTGTCCCAGGAGCACCTGGCAGAAGTGGGCACGGCACTGCCCTCTACCAGCAGCAGCCCCTCGTCTACCCCCGAGCTGGACCGGCGACTGGGCCTGCTCCGGTGCTGCTCACAACCGTGTGTGCTCGTCGGGAGGAAGTGGCAGCGCAAGCGCAGGCGTGAGGAGGGCACTCGCTGGCCGCGCCCATCCTTGGACTTTCTCAAAATGACACAGGTGAGGCTTGTCTTGTGTCCGGTGTCCTCGGCTTGCTGGTGCTGCGCACACCCTGGGGTGGTTCTGTGGTGAGACTGGCCTGCCAGCGGTCTCGGTGCCTCTGCACCCTGTAGGGGATGAACTGCTTGGGCTGCGCTCTGGGCCTGGGTGGGCTTGAGGTTGCAGCGTCCCCAGCGCCAGCTCCCATGGCCCGTAACCTGCCTGCCTTGGTGAGGTGTGAGCTGTCCTCAGCCCTGCTTGtgcgtgtgggtgtgtgtgtgcatgtgggtgcgCATGTGCAGGTGGACATGTCAGGATCCCAGCCCCCAGGTTCCCATGGTCCTCATGTCCCCTGTGCTCCCTGGGGTGTGGGATGGCTATGACCACCTGTCTGTATGGGAGGCTGTGGAGCAAAATCGGTGAGCCAGGGTACAGGACAGGGCAAATCTGAATGGGCTTCAGTGGTCAGGTGGGCTGGCCCAGTAGAAGCAGAAGGACAGGGTGCAGAGTCAGCAGGGTGCTGATATTGGCAgcccaaaagaaacaaagcccaGTAGATGAGAAGCCTGCATatctgtctgtctttttttttttttttttaaagagtgtgaGTGGTATgaggtgggctggggagggccagaggcaggggagagagggaatcccaagccaactccctgctgagccagagtcccatgtggggctccatctcatgaccctgagatcatgacttgagccaaaagcaacATCGGATGCTCaactagctgagccacctgggcggcgCCACCCCCTCCCGC
The Canis lupus baileyi chromosome 2, mCanLup2.hap1, whole genome shotgun sequence genome window above contains:
- the FAM53A gene encoding protein FAM53A isoform X2, yielding MNRNSHFNVDGSIHHSGRTLSSSGHVFSFESNEDRCPWKVLSGGWPIGNQTATGTWGPNTVLGAVSTIDLKESSGPPSAPPTKRHCRSLSELAHCHSLWRPSCSRVWTPVSKRWCHSGGNATLQESLGASLPRDAAPLDRTLLVAGPTSPPAPQPSSASGGCMDSCEGSSGLPRRPRVPSWRHRLSLSQEHLAEVGTALPSTSSSPSSTPELDRRLGLLRCCSQPCVLVGRKWQRKRRREEGTRWPRPSLDFLKMTQTLKNSKSLCSLDYEDEEEDDAQVKLTPYDPHGLTGIVTPGSNPLRVCPRPCCPSPWASGEPMATEGEGGSSGDPSDWDSAGEEGVFPPSRGELDLGQIENN
- the FAM53A gene encoding protein FAM53A isoform X1; protein product: MVTLITEKLQNQSLDDLVCKSYDAGQHSGRTLSSSGHVFSFESNEDRCPWKVLSGGWPIGNQTATGTWGPNTVLGAVSTIDLKESSGPPSAPPTKRHCRSLSELAHCHSLWRPSCSRVWTPVSKRWCHSGGNATLQESLGASLPRDAAPLDRTLLVAGPTSPPAPQPSSASGGCMDSCEGSSGLPRRPRVPSWRHRLSLSQEHLAEVGTALPSTSSSPSSTPELDRRLGLLRCCSQPCVLVGRKWQRKRRREEGTRWPRPSLDFLKMTQTLKNSKSLCSLDYEDEEEDDAQVKLTPYDPHGLTGIVTPGSNPLRVCPRPCCPSPWASGEPMATEGEGGSSGDPSDWDSAGEEGVFPPSRGELDLGQIENN
- the FAM53A gene encoding protein FAM53A isoform X3; the encoded protein is MVTLITEKLQNQSLDDLVCKSYDAGQHSGRTLSSSGHVFSFESNEDRCPWKVLSGGWPIGNQTATGTWGPNTVLGAVSTIDLKESSGPPSAPPTKRHCRSLSELAHCHSLWRPSCSRVWTPVSKRWCHSGGNATLQESLGASLPRDAAPLDRTLLVAGPTSPPAPQPSSASGGCMDSCEGSSGLPRRPRVPSWRHRLSLSQEHLAEVGTALPSTSSSPSSTPELDRRLGLLRCCSQPCVLVGRKWQRKRRREEGTRWPRPSLDFLKMTQEIVHFIKNVSHQCLSPCLCGSCSLSRP